The following proteins come from a genomic window of Phnomibacter ginsenosidimutans:
- a CDS encoding S41 family peptidase gives MQACTGSQYVVGKKYSPAQMQADAQLLWQTYRQVHPSYNWYTPADTVDARFQQLIRSLTDSLPEPEFRLRLAYATADIRCGHTSIMSPKSISKALNNRPGASFPLQVKVWGDSMIVTDNTGPNRDSVKRGVAITHIDSVPVQTLIRQMEAYISVDGTTQRYADAILSASFPSRFRWMYGLKPMYNIQYVDSAGKTQTAKVGLQMPRMPDSNRNKVVRVPAPRPQPDGIKRHAFGFMRMDTARQYAYLRISSFSGNGFKKFVRRSFRSIAKQEMQHVVVDIRDNGGGKISNSVMLARYLSDTSFRIADSVSAVGFDFPKPAAVQVHWFYKLFGWVIAPYKADGRRHMGLMERKLYEPKRYNHFDGQLYVLMNGRSFSASILFLQHLADRPQTVRIGEETGGGARGNSAVMTPDITLPNTRIRARLPLFRIITHATLPDNGRGVMPDIEVLPNSSDIRYRRDAAMQKALELMTQ, from the coding sequence ATGCAAGCTTGCACAGGCAGCCAGTATGTTGTAGGCAAAAAATACAGCCCTGCACAAATGCAAGCAGATGCACAACTGCTTTGGCAAACCTACCGGCAGGTGCATCCATCGTACAACTGGTACACTCCCGCCGATACAGTGGATGCCCGCTTTCAACAACTCATCCGTTCCCTCACAGATAGTCTTCCTGAACCTGAGTTCAGGCTTCGATTGGCCTATGCCACAGCAGACATTCGCTGCGGGCACACTTCCATCATGTCGCCCAAAAGCATCAGCAAAGCGCTGAACAACCGGCCCGGTGCCAGCTTTCCCTTGCAGGTAAAAGTGTGGGGCGACAGCATGATTGTAACAGACAACACCGGCCCTAACCGCGACAGTGTAAAACGAGGTGTGGCCATTACCCATATTGACAGTGTTCCCGTGCAAACACTCATTCGCCAAATGGAAGCATACATATCAGTTGATGGTACTACCCAACGCTATGCCGATGCCATTTTAAGTGCCAGCTTTCCCAGCCGCTTTCGCTGGATGTATGGTTTGAAACCTATGTACAACATTCAGTACGTAGACAGTGCCGGAAAAACACAAACGGCTAAAGTGGGTTTACAAATGCCCCGCATGCCCGATAGCAACCGCAACAAAGTGGTGAGAGTCCCAGCTCCTCGTCCGCAGCCCGATGGCATCAAGCGTCACGCATTTGGATTTATGCGTATGGATACAGCACGGCAATATGCCTATTTGCGCATCAGCAGTTTTAGTGGCAATGGTTTTAAAAAATTTGTCCGTCGCAGCTTTCGCAGCATTGCGAAGCAAGAGATGCAACATGTGGTAGTAGACATCCGCGACAATGGTGGTGGCAAAATTTCGAACAGCGTCATGCTGGCCAGATACCTGTCCGATACCTCTTTTCGTATAGCCGATTCAGTAAGTGCTGTAGGCTTTGATTTTCCCAAACCAGCTGCTGTGCAAGTGCATTGGTTTTACAAACTCTTTGGTTGGGTAATAGCGCCATACAAAGCCGATGGCAGAAGGCACATGGGCTTGATGGAAAGAAAATTATACGAGCCCAAACGCTACAATCATTTTGATGGCCAACTGTATGTACTCATGAATGGTCGCAGTTTCTCTGCATCTATCTTGTTTTTGCAACACCTTGCCGACAGGCCACAAACCGTACGCATAGGTGAAGAAACTGGTGGCGGTGCCCGTGGCAACAGCGCCGTAATGACGCCCGACATTACCTTGCCCAACACCCGCATCAGGGCAAGGCTGCCGCTGTTTCGCATCATCACCCATGCCACCCTGCCCGATAACGGACGTGGAGTGATGCCCGACATTGAAGTGTTACCTAACAGCAGCGATATTCGCTACCGAAGAGATGCTGCAATGCAAAAAGCATTGGAGTTGATGACGCAGTAA
- the nagA gene encoding N-acetylglucosamine-6-phosphate deacetylase — protein MQHWLTNAQIFTGTEWLSNAHVCVADDRIVAVTTEQPSADVPQHNCHGHRLLPALIDAQIYGGGGRLFAQYPDEESLSLLAAANRKGGTAACLATIPTFHMEVILESAKAVKTYMAKGGEGILGLHLEGPFIHVEKRGAHVAEWVTVPTVQQIAEILEAADGCLKMITVAPECCSNEVLHMLQDAGVIISAGHSNASYTQAQQFSRRGVQTVTHLFNAMTPLHHRNPGIPLAVFEDANLMASVIPDGIHVDYGMIRMAKQLMGERLFFITDAVTDCHEGPYQHVLNGDHYALPNGTLSGSAISMLQAVRNGITNIGLTPDESIRMASLYPTRLVTNH, from the coding sequence ATGCAACACTGGCTGACCAACGCACAAATTTTTACGGGTACCGAATGGTTGAGCAATGCACATGTATGCGTTGCCGATGATCGTATTGTAGCCGTAACTACTGAACAACCATCTGCCGATGTGCCGCAGCATAATTGCCACGGGCATCGTTTGTTGCCCGCATTGATAGATGCACAAATCTATGGTGGTGGTGGTCGCTTGTTTGCACAGTACCCCGATGAGGAAAGCCTGAGCTTACTGGCAGCGGCCAACCGCAAAGGCGGTACTGCGGCTTGTTTGGCTACCATTCCTACTTTTCACATGGAAGTCATATTGGAAAGTGCGAAAGCCGTTAAAACCTACATGGCTAAAGGCGGCGAAGGCATACTGGGCCTGCATTTGGAAGGCCCTTTCATTCATGTAGAAAAACGGGGAGCCCATGTAGCCGAATGGGTAACGGTGCCCACCGTGCAACAAATAGCTGAGATACTGGAAGCAGCAGATGGGTGTTTGAAAATGATTACGGTAGCACCCGAATGTTGCAGCAATGAAGTGCTGCACATGCTACAAGATGCAGGTGTGATTATTTCTGCTGGGCACAGCAATGCCAGCTATACACAAGCCCAACAGTTTAGCAGGCGTGGTGTACAAACCGTAACGCATTTGTTTAATGCTATGACGCCCTTGCACCACCGCAACCCTGGCATACCGCTGGCAGTGTTTGAAGATGCAAACCTGATGGCATCCGTTATTCCGGATGGCATACATGTAGACTATGGTATGATACGCATGGCCAAGCAACTCATGGGCGAAAGGCTATTTTTCATCACCGATGCCGTAACGGATTGTCATGAAGGACCGTATCAGCATGTACTTAATGGTGACCATTATGCCTTGCCCAATGGCACACTCAGTGGTTCTGCCATTAGTATGCTGCAGGCGGTACGCAATGGCATCACGAATATTGGATTGACGCCGGATGAAAGCATTCGTATGGCGAGTTTGTATCCGACCAGGCTTGTTACAAATCACTGA